One Perognathus longimembris pacificus isolate PPM17 chromosome 13, ASM2315922v1, whole genome shotgun sequence genomic window, TCATACTTACTGACATCCCCTGAAACAAGAAAGGTATCTTTTGTGACTAAAAGATACTTTAGAGTACCTAAAATATCTATTTATGCCAATTTCTACAACCCAACTGCACTGCATCTTTATCATTCAGATATCCTTTCTCTGTACAAGAATAGTACCTGTGGTCAGTTTTCCTAAATCTATCTTCATCTTCCTTTGAGAATCAGTCTTTCTTCATATCACTAATTACTCACATGGTCCATCTTGCTTtattctgagaatgaaaaaatTCTTACACATTTACATTGATATGGAAAAGCTAACTGGTCTGTCGATTCTTATACCCCTTAGAGAACTATGTGTGATTCTTATGTTTTCTTCATGATAGCTACCACAGCTCAGAGGCAAGAAGGCAGAAGCAGAGCAATATACTCAGCACTTGGTCacattttttctgtcttctccctTGAGGCCAACTTGTATTCATTTTGTCCTGGCCCCAGAGAAACTTGGTGGTGTGCCAAACTTGGGGACCTGGGAAGCTGAATGTACATCTGCTTATCACTTTCTAGTTAATACTGGACCATATTATTTATACTTAGGTACAGTATGGTTCTTTTACTGTATATGAAAGGTTATCACCTTTACTATAATACCAGCTTTACTCAAAAAtcaaaatgtaggggctggggatatggcctagtggagagagagcttgtctcatatacaggaggccctgggtttgattccccagcaccacatatacagaaaatggccagaagtggcgctgtggctcaagtggcagagtgctagccttgagcaaaaaggaagccagaggcagtgctcaggccctgagtccaaggcccaggactggccaaaaaaaaaaaaaataaataaaaatgtaaaaaaagaaatgaaaacagaaacttAAGTAGTTTAAAAGTAGCACTGATATTTACTATTATTTGAAttctttatattaaatatattttctgcttttatgagtctcactttttaaatttattattattattattataaaagtgatgtaccgaggagttacagttacattagttagataataagtgcatttctttttggacaaggtcagCTCTTTCctggttctctcccagtttttcccttccatccctacccacaagttgaatagctctttttcttttctttctttctttttttttttttccagccctgggccttgaactcagggcctgagcactgtccctggcttctttttttttttttgctcaaggctagcacttggccacttgagccacagcgccacttctggccattttttatatatgtgatgctggggaattaaacctagggcttcatgtatatgagtcaagcactcttgccactaggccatattcccagagaaTAGCTCATTTTcgacataatgtctagtgagtaccactgctgcatttgtttgtcCTTTGTGAGTCTCACTATTATAGGAATTATGATATATACACTATAAAAAATGTAGGTCATGAGCTCTGACCTCTAGAAACATAAGGTGCAACAAATAAAGAGGGTCCATTTAAGACATGTGCCATAATAGAGGTGTGAAGAATACCTTGAGAACTCTAAGGAGGGAGAAATATTTCCTGATTTATCTGACAACTGTCAATGCAGACTCATGGAAAGATAGTTTGAAAGTAATACCATGGTAAACAATTTTGCTTCACAGCTCTGATCCTTGTGCCAGTCCCCAGTTCCTTTCAGGCATCTGAAGCTGACTCCATATCTCTGTACATGCACACTATTTGTTCTAGTAGCTGCATGCATGAATACTTAGCATCCATGCATGCCTTGGCCCCGATCTTAATACCAGACCTTGCTACTGGACGAAGTAATCGTGCTACAGATTCTAATAGCCTTCAGAGAAACTGGGCCTCCTGCAGCTCTGCCATCAGGGACCTTGTTGAAATTCATATgacagaccccagcctcctctgtCAAGAAAATATGACATGCTCTTGGACTCAAAGTCACCACACATACCGACACTCAAGCCTTATACTACTAGATTCAGACCCATAGCAGGCTTCATTGTTCTTCCTCCAGAAGAATGGAGTATTTTTTAACTATAGCTGGTTTATAAAGTCGATAAGAGCAGCTACTTCTTTACGTGTGTAGGCATCGATGCAAGTCTACAAAGATCATGAAGAATGAGGAGCTAATGTGCTACTAAAGAATgtaacagccaggcaccagtggtttgtgtctctaattctagcttctcaggaagctgagatcagaaaattgtggttagaagccagctttgGCAAATACATATgaaagactttgatctccaaattgaccaccaaaaggccagaagtggaactgtggctcaagtggttgagctctagccttgagcaaacaaaagtaTCAGgaatggtaccaaaaaaaaaaaaagaaaggaatatagCAAATGCCTCATATCCAGCCTCCAAAACGAAGAGGCATGAATTGTTAAACACAGGCTTTACAATAATTGTACTAAAATATTCAGCAAGCTAATATGAACTCAGATAAACAGTttaacaaaaagaggaaaataatgagaaaaagtgTGAGGTTGAAAAAAACAGATACAACATAAACAACCAAACAAATTTTGAGGGTGAATAGAATAacaactaaaaaattaaatagagaaATCTAACAGTACAATTGATAATGTAGACAAAAATAGTCAAATTTGAAGACAGGTGAGTCGAAAGTATTCAGTTGaaggataaaaatttaaaaatataaaaatatatgcaagATTTATGGAGTACCATCAGAGAGAAAAGTTTATAATAGGAGAATCTAAGAAGGAAAAGTGAGAGGGGGATGGGCATAAagcttatttaaagaaataatgatgAAAACTTTCCAAATCCAGGAGATGTATGAATATTCGGGTTCAATCTAATCAGGTCCAACACAGAAACGTCCTCAGTCAACCTATGATAATCTGTCCTAGTAAAAACACTGTGCTCCGTCTTTCCAATTTAAATGCTGAAAACCACATGTAAAGGTATTAAGAGATGAGGAGAGCCTTAGGTGATTAGATGATTAGGTTAAAAGTACCTATATCTTTACCAGGGAGGTCACAGAGAACTATGTCACTCTTTATACCATCTAAGGACACTGCAAATAGGCCCCATCTCTTAGGAAGGAAGCAAGCCATCTTCACACAGTAAATCTGTAGCACCTTGATCACAGACTTCTTCATAACTATGAAAACAATTCATTTGCTCCATCACCAAGTCTATGACATTGTGTTATAGTAACCTAATCAAGTGGtcaaaaattaaagatgaaagaaGGCGAGGGGGAACGCATGCATGCCAGTACTaaaggcctgaatgctgtccctttttgctcaaagctggtgcactactccttgagccattgttccacttccaggtttttgctggttaactagagttataatactcaaggacttttctgcctaggctggcttcagaccatgatcctcctatctcagcctcccaagtagctaaggttacaggtgtgagccacctgcatctgtCTAGATAAAAGAAATTTGAAAGCAGCCACAAGAAAAAGACACCCAACACATGAAAGGAACCTTCATTGGATAACTAGTAGATTTCTTACCAGAAATTCTTCAAGCCAAGGGAGAGGAATAATGTATTCAAAATGATGGAAGAAAATTTTCAACTATCAACACTGTATATCACAAAGTGGTCCTTCAAAACTGGGAGTTAAAGTTTTACCAGAAAAACACAGGCTAGACAGTTTATCACTACTAAACCCATTATACAAAATAGGTATAGAATTTGCCAAGCTGAAATGAAGAATGATAATTAATAACACGAGACTATAGAAGAAACTGATAAATATGCAGTCTGTGAAAACTTTATTTCCATAATAATGATGTTTAAAACACTCATAACTGTACTATTCAAGTTAATATCAAAACTATTATAATGTCTATAGCTACCAAAATTTATGAATGGATATACAATATAAATTGTggcattaaaaacagaaaaagtaatgTTTAACAGAAGTAAAAAGCACAGAGCTTTTTATGTGATCaaggttaaataaataaattcattttaagaactaattttattattattaagatgctatacagaggggttaccatttttaagtcaggtaatgagtacattttttgacaatgtcaccctttccactggtttctcccagtttccccttcctttactttctccaAGTTCCCCCTCCCATCCAAGCCCactaaattcatttttataattatgtattttattggAAGTCTCATGATAACCATAAAGCAAAAAAGTCTATAGTGATATacatagggaaaaaaagaatcaaaagaggAATAGAGGACAATAGTTGTACAAAAACTGCTGGAAAACAATGACCACCACAACAGTGACTCTACATGTTACTTATATGAAACATAAGTAGATCAAATTCTCCAATTCAAAGACaaaggccaaaataaataaatgaatataaaaataaactatatgctTCCTACAAGAGATACTATACCTGAAACATaactattaatatatatttattcaatATCAGACATCTAAATACATggaattttaaatgaaagaaaaaaggtctAACAATATAATAATATCTGGGAACTTCAATATCACTCTTAGAAGAATGAATAGGTCTTGAAGACAAAATTCATTATGAAAAAAAGTATTTGATCTGAACTATGCAGGACTTATTAAACATATACATAGTATTCCATCTAATAGTTGAAAATGCCCATTTTGAAGTTCCTTGTAAATTGAATCATTATTGTGGTATAATGTATGGGGTAAAATGATCTTATGATTATAATACAGCGTGGATTAAATAAATCATATACATATCCTTAAATTATTACCATTTTTATAATGAAACATATGACTCTTACCCTCTTAGTGATTTCGAAGTAAAGACACTATTTATTGTTCATTGTTTGGTTCCCAATATTTCTCACTAACCAGCCCCAAGGGTCTTCTTGATAGCATTCTTGACTTCCTGGTTCCTTAGGCAGTAGATAAAGGGATTCAGCATAGGCGTGACGACTGCATACACAGCTGAGATGAGTTTGTTGGAATTAAATGATGCAATCGCTCTgggcctggcatacatgaaaatCATGGCTGTGTAATAGATTATGACCACAGTGAGGTGGGATGCACAGGTGGAAAAGGCCTTCGTCCTTCCCTGGGTAGAGGGTATGCGCAGAATAGCAGACACAATGTAGACATAGGAGAGGATGGTGGTTGTGAGTGGGAAGATAAGGATGACAATGGCCAGAGCAAAATCCACTAGCTCAGCTGTGGACATGTCTTTGCATGCCAGTTTGAGGATTGGTGAGATATCACAGAAAAAGTGGTTCATGACATTGGAGCCACAGAAGGTGACCTGTGAGATGAAATAGACCTTGATCACCGTGATCATGAAGCCAGTCACATAGGAGAGGGCCACCAGCTGCATACAATAACCTGTTGTCATGATGACTGGATATCTGAGAGGatggcagatggccacatagcgatcaTAGGCCATGGCTGCCAGGAGCACACA contains:
- the LOC125361924 gene encoding olfactory receptor 6-like; its protein translation is MLELNITVVSEFILVGFPTAPWLQVLLFFLFLLVYLLVIAENLVIMLTVWVTGSLHKPMYYFLCSLSFLEVWYVSVTVPKMLDGFLLQRRRISFNGCMTQLYFFISLACTECVLLAAMAYDRYVAICHPLRYPVIMTTGYCMQLVALSYVTGFMITVIKVYFISQVTFCGSNVMNHFFCDISPILKLACKDMSTAELVDFALAIVILIFPLTTTILSYVYIVSAILRIPSTQGRTKAFSTCASHLTVVIIYYTAMIFMYARPRAIASFNSNKLISAVYAVVTPMLNPFIYCLRNQEVKNAIKKTLGAG